A genomic segment from Acipenser ruthenus chromosome 5, fAciRut3.2 maternal haplotype, whole genome shotgun sequence encodes:
- the LOC117403324 gene encoding protein yippee-like 5 yields the protein MGRIFLDHIGGTRLFSCANCDTILTNRSELISTRFTGATGRAFLFNKVVNLQYSEVQDRVMLTGRHMVRDVSCKNCNSKLGWIYEFATEDSQRYKEGRVILERALVRESEGFEEHVPSDSS from the exons ATGGGACGGATTTTCCTGGACCACATCGGCGGGACACGCCTGTTCTCCTGTGCGAACTGTGATACCATCCTGACGAACCGATCAGAGCTGATCTCCACGCGCTTCACCGGGGCCACGGGCAGAGCCTTCCTCTTCAACAAG GTGGTGAATCTGCAGTACAGTGAGGTGCAGGATCGAGTCATGCTCACAGGGAGACACATGGTGCGGGACGTCAGCTGCAAGAACTGCAACAGCAAGCTGGGCTGGATATATGAGTTTGCGACGGAAGACAGCCAGCGCTACAAGGAGGGGCGTGTGATCCTGGAGAGGGCACTAGTGAGGGAGAGCGAGGGATTTGAAGAGCATGTTCCTTCTGACAGTTCCTGA